CCGACGGCATCCACCTCGGTGAAGGCCCCGGATTCCAGGGCCCGACACCAGATCTCGTACGGCGGTCGTCCGCCGTCGGCTGGATCCTCGAACACGTCGTGGAAGAGCACGGTGCCGCCGAGGACCACCCGGGGCATCCAGCCCTCGTAGTCCATGTGAGCGGGACCGGTGCCGTGGCCGCCGTCTATGAACAGCAGGGCGAGGGGCGTATCCCAGGCGGCCGCCACCGCCGGCGAGTCGCCGACGAGGGCGACGACCGTGCCCTCCAGCCCAGCGTCGTGGATGGTGCGTCGAAACACCGGCAGGGTGTCCATCCGTCCCGTGGCGGGGTCCACCAGGTCGGGCTCGTGCCACTCCCAGCCGACCTGGTTCTCCTCCGATCCCCGGTGGTGGTCCAGGGCGAAGAGCAGCCGACCGGCGGCCTCGGCGGCCGCCCCCAGGTAGCAGGTCGACCTGCCGCAGTAGCTGCCCACCTCTAGGAACGGGCCGTCCGCGGACACCATCGCCGCGTGGCGGTACAGGGCACGACCCTCGTCGGTGGGCATGAAGCCGCGGGCGGCGTCGGCATAGGCCAGCACCTCGGCAACGCGGTCGGAGGTGGCCCCCGGGTCAGTCACCGTCAGGACACAGGAGTCGTGTCGGACACGGTCAGGGTCCGGGAGTCGCGTCTGACTGGCCGGACCGGTTCCCCCAGATGACGTGGTCGAAGACCAGGTAGCGGACGATCCAGAGGGTGGCGAAGGCTCCGGCGTTGGCCAGCTGGACCGACAGGGCGCCACCGAAGATGGAGTCGACCACGCCGA
Above is a window of Acidimicrobiales bacterium DNA encoding:
- a CDS encoding class I SAM-dependent methyltransferase; its protein translation is MTDPGATSDRVAEVLAYADAARGFMPTDEGRALYRHAAMVSADGPFLEVGSYCGRSTCYLGAAAEAAGRLLFALDHHRGSEENQVGWEWHEPDLVDPATGRMDTLPVFRRTIHDAGLEGTVVALVGDSPAVAAAWDTPLALLFIDGGHGTGPAHMDYEGWMPRVVLGGTVLFHDVFEDPADGGRPPYEIWCRALESGAFTEVDAVGSLRVLRRTGPGI